The following coding sequences are from one Scylla paramamosain isolate STU-SP2022 chromosome 21, ASM3559412v1, whole genome shotgun sequence window:
- the LOC135111207 gene encoding transcription initiation factor TFIID subunit 1-like isoform X4, which produces MVTTDDEDDANEGQGAPSQTLSLTSFLFGNIDTHGQLEGDVFDVECKRQLASLSRLGLGSLLRQVTDDGDEDDDDDDDDDDREEEEEAEVVEKSPSAVDYSDINEAVEDDALARHEDDGEDYDAEEEENSLSKSDSELMPPPPLPKTEGGSASSTTTATTTTTSGSSSSRRPITPLAAMLPSKYLNVDVKELFPDFRPDSVLRFSRLFGPGKIANLPKIWKGVKRKKKKKFGPGGEDKGPGDDSFPGEEAPPTPEIPKGFELQFAPEPPPYMCVADDSVRFSQTQEQDNNSNAQNGEGDKANDRDPNKPHEADWRYGPAQLWYDMLDVPLSGTNFDYGFKIKDLNNPAEKSEEDEGFQDAPVKEEKVATSGYEADSEEEIPDDCFHMVTQYNWEEDIIWNGDDMKHKQNQKRKNMAAGWVPSSYNRTAQAFSQPTKVATPFASTKASKVKCQMPRKNNVDDTWYSIFPVENEELVYGKWEDNIIWDPENMTTIPEPTVLTLDPNDENIILGIPEDVDPATLTQGNDAPVKVKIPHPHVKKSKILLGKAGVITTIEEESPPPPPKSPDKDPFNISNDEYYQPKSSEQTIKMSMGGGLLQHSTPVVELQPPFIPTYMGEKKLRLFHRPPLKRYSHGALSTMGPHSVLPLMKEIKKKAKQREMERLASGGGDVFFMRTPEDLTGKDGDIILLEYCEEYPPLLSQVGMATRIKNYYKRRAGNDKGPPEFRFGETAYAHTSPFLGAMHPGQSIQTLENNMFRAPLYEHKAIHSDFLIIRTRNNYWIRELDGVFTVGQECPLYEVPGPNSKRANNFIRDFLQVFIYRLFWKSKDNPRRIKMDEIKRAFPAHSESSIRKRLKPCADFKRTGVDSNWWVIKPEFRLPTEEEIRAMVSPEQCCTYFSMSAAEQRLKDAGYGDKFLSALEDDNDDDTQKLDDEIKVAPWHTTRAYIQAVRGKCLLQLTGPADPTGCGEGFSYIRIPNKPTQNKEEQEQQPKRTVTGTDADLRRLSLHNAKNLLRQYGVPEDEIAKLTRWEVIDVVRTLSTEKAKAGEEGMNKFSRGNRFSIAEHQERYKEECQRIFDLQNRVLASEEVLSTDEGSSEEEDNDSDMEEKGKYIENILANKKTTSQMTLEKEEQERKELQKMIMGEEDKDGDKRKGAKKDEDENSQFGFGTPGRLLRITRTFKTSDGKEYTRTEIVRKSAVIDTYVKIRTSKDESFIKNFAGQLDETQKEEMKRERRRLQEQLRRIKRNQERQQKGIVTPPKTKKPKLKPDLKLKCGACGQVGHMRTNKACPMYAGNTSSTQPINVALTEEQEEEMEKGGIEESEELINVDGTKIKLSSKVIKHAEELKRRSLVLKVPKDQVKNPKRRRAGTVVHCDYLKRKERSVNRRRIDPVITLSTIFEEMLNEMREMSDAQPFLFPVNVKQVPDYYNIVNHPMDLSTIRDNLRQKKYQSREEFLSDISQIVENSKLYNGVKSTLTVTAQKMLELCIDRFAEKEERLMRLEKAINPLLDDDDQVAFDYILDNIVNQKLFSMQESWPFMKPVNKKNVKDYYEIIQSPMDLSTIAKKVKNHKYHSRAEFMQDMELILTNSIRYNGQDSAFTQKAETLLQVCKDSLAEYEAHLDGLEKKIALAQERALEQAETDSLCTSLGPDDDTNYTFAEPEQDPPDHQMGSPSDHLINYSGDEDEEHVNVVDGEEEEMMQTPKRRRLQQEKRNVLEEDLEFSDDEEDYGMQQQEHHQQDQQQQQQQHMEEMSGADMVEAGMVLEGQYGSHQQGPDETQGAAEAMVQLSAQYSYYQGETGEYNPEGLGTEGNMEVDASYDPSVEFLGGMMPSQPHDDATINNDLAVSDSDDEAARQVDHHQQMENPPQEEEDDKDALWF; this is translated from the exons ATGGTGACCacagatgatgaagatgatgccAATGAGGGTCAGGGTGCACCCAGCCAGACACTCTCCCTCACCAGCTTTCTCTTCGGCAACATTGACACCCACGGCCAGCTTGAAGGAGATGTGTTTGACGTGGAATGCAAGCGGCAGCTGGCGTCTCTGTCCCGCCTGGGTCTGGGTTCCCTCCTGAGACAAGTGacagatgatggtgatgaggatgatgacgatgatgatgatgatgatgaccgtgaagaagaggaagaag CAGAAGTGGTTGAAAAGAGTCCATCAGCGGTCGATTATTCTGACATCAATGAGGCGGTGGAAGATGATGCTCTGGCCCGCCATGAAGATGATG GTGAGGACTATGAtgctgaggaagaagaaaacagtctAAGCAAGTCTGACTCAGAGTTGATGCCTCCACCCCCACTGCCCAAAACTGAAGGTGGCAGtgcttcttccaccaccacggccaccaccaccaccacctctggcAGTTCATCCAGCCGCAGACCCATCACACCTCTGGCAGCAATGCTGCCTTCTAAGTACCTTAATGTGGATGTCAAGGAGTTGTTCCCAGATTTTCGACCAGACTCT GTCTTGCGGTTTTCAAGACTTTTTGGGCCAGGTAAAATTGCCAATTTGCCTAAAATTTGGAAAggtgtgaagagaaaaaagaagaagaaatttggCCCTGGTGGAGAGGATAAAGGTCCGGGTGATGACTCCTTCCCGGGGGAGGAGGCGCCCCCTACGCCTGAAATACCAAAAGGATTTGAATTACAGTTTGCACCAGAGCCTCCACCATACATGTGTGTGGCTGATGACAGT GTCCGGTTCAGCCAGACGCAGGAAcaggacaacaacagcaatgccCAGAATGGAGAAGGAGACAAGGCTAATGACCGTGACCCCAACAAGCCCCATGAAGCTGACTGGCGTTACGGTCCAGCACAGTTGTGGTACGACATGCTGGATGTGCCACTGTCTGGAACCAACTTTGATTATGGCTTTAAGATCAAG GACTTGAACAACCCTGCTGAAAAATCTGAGGAAGATGAAGGCTTTCAGGATGCTccagtaaaggaggagaaggtggccACGTCAGGCTACGAAGCAGACAGTGAAGAGGAGATACCTGATGACTGCTTTCATATGGTGACACAGTACAATTGGGAGGAGGACATCATATGGAATGGAGATGATATGAAACACAAG CAAAATCAGAAGCGCAAAAACATGGCAGCTGGCTGGGTTCCAAGCAGCTACAACCGCACAGCTCAAGCCTTCAGTCAGCCAACCAAAGTGGCAACACCCTTTGCATCCACCAAGGCCAGCAAAGTTAAATGTCAGATGCC CAGGAAGAACAATGTGGATGATACGTGGTATTCAATATTCCCTGTGGAGAATGAGGAACTAGTGTATGGGAAGTGGGAGGACAACATTATTTGGGATCCTGAGAACATGACCACAATCCCCGAGCCCACCGTGCTGACGCTGGATCCAAATGATGAGAACATCATCCTGGGCATACCGGAGGATGTCGATCCTGCGACCCTCACCCAAGGTA ATGATGCTCCTGTTAAAGTAAAGATTCCACATCCTCATGTGAAGAAGTCAAAGATCTTGCTTGGCAAGGCTggtgtcatcaccaccattgaggaggagtcaccaccacctccaccaaagTCCCCAGACAAAGATCCATTTAACATCTCCAATGATGAATATTATCAACCAAAGTCCTCAGAACAAACTATTAAGATGTCCATGGGAGGAGGTCTTTTGCAACATTCAACTCCAGTT GTTGAGCTGCAGCCACCATTTATCCCCACTTACATGGGAGAAAAGAAACTGAGATTGTTTCATCGTCCTCCCCTGAAGAGATATTCTCACGGTGCTCTGTCCACCATGGGGCCGCACTCTGTCCTGCCACttatgaaggaaattaaaaagaaagccAAG CAAAGAGAAATGGAACGTCTGGCCTCGGGTGGAGGTGACGTGTTCTTCATGAGGACCCCAGAGGACCTTACCGGCAAGGATGGAGACATAATTTTGTTGGAGTACTGTGAAGAGTATCCTCCACTTCTGTCTCAG GTTGGCATGGCTACCCGCATCAAGAACTACTACAAGCGCCGTGCAGGCAATGACAAGGGACCCCCAGAATTTAGGTTTGGAGAGACAGCCTATGCTCACACCTCCCCCTTTCTTGGTGCCATGCATCCCGGTCAGAGTATTCAGACCCTTGAGAATAACATGTTCAGGGCACCGCTGTATGAGCacaag GCCATCCACAGCGATTTCCTAATTATACGTACCAGAAATAATTATTGGATCAGAGAGCTGGATGGAGTCTTCACTGTGGGACAGGAGTGTCCTCTGTATGAAGTTCCTGGACCGAATTCCAAAAGAGCCAATAACTTTATAAGGGATTTCTTACAA GTATTCATTTACCGACTGTTTTGGAAGAGTAAAGACAATCCACGGAGAATCAAGATGGATGAGATCAAGAGGGCTTTCCCTGCACATTCAGAGAGCTCTATTCGTAAACGTCTCAAACCTTGTGCAGACTTCAAGCGCACAGGAGTTGACAG CAACTGGTGGGTGATCAAACCCGAGTTCCGGCTGCCCACTGAGGAGGAGATCCGGGCCATGGTGTCCCCAGAGCAGTGCTGCACCTACTTCAGCATGTCTGCGGCAGAGCAGCGACTGAAGGATGCTGGCTATGGTGATAAGTTCCTCTCTGCCTTAgaggatgacaatgatgatgacactCAGAAACTGGACGATGAGATTAAA GTTGCTCCCTGGCACACCACGAGAGCATACATCCAGGCAGTGAGGGGGAAGTGTCTTCTCCAGCTCACAGGACCTGCTGATCCAACAG GATGTGGGGAAGGGTTCTCGTACATTCGTATCCCCAACAAACCAACACAAAacaaggaggaacaggagcagcagcCCAAGCGCACAGTTACTGGAACAGATGCTGACTTGCGTAGGCTTTCACTTCACAATGCAAAGAACCTCCTGCGTCAGTATGGTGTTCCTGAGGATGAG ATTGCCAAGTTAACCAGATGGGAGGTGATTGATGTTGTTCGAACACTGTCAACTGAGAAAGCAaaagcaggagaggaaggaatgaataagtTTTCTCGAGGAAACCGTTTCTCCATTGCTGAACACCAGGAGAG GTATAAAGAAGAATGCCAACGTATCTTTGACCTTCAGAATAGAGTGTTGGCATCAGAGGAAGTTCTTTCCACAGATGAGGGTTcatcagaggaggaagataatgattcagatatggaagaaaaaggaaaatacattgAGAATATCTTGGCTAATAAGAAAACTACATCACAA ATGACCctggagaaagaagagcaagagagaaaagagctTCAGAAGATGATAATgggagaagaagacaaagatggCGATAAGAGAAAAGGGgctaagaaagatgaagatgaaaattcaCAGTTTGGATTTGGTACTCCAG GTCGTCTGCTGAGAATCACCCGCACATTCAAGACCTCGGATGGCAAGGAATACACCAGGACTGAGATTGTCCGCAAAAGTGCAGTGATTGACACCTATGTGAAGATCAGAACTTCAAAGGATGAGTCTTTCATCAAGAACTTTGCTGGCCAACTTG ATGAAACccagaaggaggaaatgaagcgGGAGAGGCGGCGCCTTCAGGAACAGTTGAGGAGGATCAAGCGGAACCAAGAGAGACAGCAGAAAGGCATCGTCACTCCTCCCAAGACCAAGAAACCTAAATTGAAACCTGACCTCAAGTTGAAGTGCGGTGCTTGTGGCCAG GTAGGACACATGCGGACTAACAAGGCCTGTCCAATGTATGCGGGAAATACCAGTTCCACGCAACCCATAAATGTGGCTCTGacggaggaacaagaggaagaaatggagaaaggaggaatagaggaatcTGAAGAACTTATCAATGTGGATGGAACAAAGATTAAGCTTTCTTCAAAAGTGATCAAG CATGCAGAAGAGTTGAAGCGTAGATCTCTGGTGCTCAAAGTCCCCAAGGACCAAGTGAAGAATCCCAAACGCAGGAGGGCAGGAACTGTGGTACACTGTGATTATCTCAAGCGCAAGGAGAGGTCAGTGAACAGGCGACGCATTGACCCAGTCATTACTCTCTCCACCATATTTGAGGAGATGTTGAATGAGATGAGGGAGATGTCAGATGCACAGccattcctcttccctgttAATGTGAAG caagtACCTGACTATTACAATATTGTTAATCACCCAATGGACCTGTCCACCATTCGTGACAACCTGCGGCAAAAGAAGTACCAGAGCAGAGAAGAATTCCTCTCTGATATCTCACAAATTGTTGAAAATTCCAAACTTTATAATG GTGTCAAAAGTACATTGACAGTTACAGCACAGAAGATGTTAGAGTTGTGCATAGACAGGTTTGCTGAGAAGGAAGAGCGACTCATGAGGTTGGAGAAAGCAATCAATCCTCtccttgatgatgatgaccag GTGGCATTTGATTACATCCTGGACAACATTGTGAATCAGAAGCTGTTCTCTATGCAGGAATCATGGCCATTTATGAAACCTGTAAACAAGAAGAATGTAAAAGACTATTATGAAATAATACAGAGCCCAATGGACCTTTCCACCATAGCAAAGAAAGTCAAAA aTCACAAATACCACAGCCGAGCTGAGTTCATGCAAGACATGGAACTTATTTTGACCAACAGTATCAGATACAATGGTCAAGATTCTGCATTTACACAGAAGGCTGAGACTCTTCTGCAAGTCTGTAAAGATAGTCTGGCTGAA TATGAGGCTCATCTTGATGGATTGGAAAAGAAGATTGCTCTTGCCCAAGAACGAGCCTTGGAACAAGCTGAAACAGACTCCTTGTGCACTTCACTTGGCCCTGATGATGACACTAATTACACTTTTGCCGAGCCAGAGCAGGATCCTCCAGATCACCAAATGGGTTCACCCTCAGACCATCTTATAAACTATTCAG gtgatgaagatgaagagcaTGTAAATGTAgttgatggagaggaagaagagatgatgcAGACACCCAAGAGACGTCGCCTCCAGCAGGAAAAAAGGAACGTCTTGGAGGAAG ATCTTGAATTcagtgatgatgaagaggattaTGGAATGCAGCAACAGGAACATCATCAACAagaccaacagcagcagcaacagcagcacatGGAAGAAATGTCTGGGGCAGATATGGTGGAGGCTGGCATGGTGCTGGAGGGCCAGTATGGTTCCCACCAGCAGGGGCCAGATGAAACACAGGGAGCAGCGGAGGCAATGGTTCAACTCTCAGCTCAGTATTCATATTACCAG GGTGAAACAGGGGAGTACAATCCTGAAGGTTTGGGAACAGAAGGCAACATGGAAGTTGATGCCAGTTATGATCCTTCAGTGGAATTCCTTGGGGGCATGATGCCTTCACAG CCACATGATGATGCCACGATCAACAATGACTTGGCTGTGTCAGACTCTGATGATGAAGCAGCCCGTCAAGTCGACCATCATCAACAAATGGAAAACCCTccccaagaagaggaagatgataaagatgCACTGTGGTTTTAA